A portion of the Bacillus sp. es.034 genome contains these proteins:
- a CDS encoding DUF1405 domain-containing protein codes for MLWIMTILRNKTFLWLLLIVNVFGTIYGYIWYMPQLRDTPPQFLLFVPDSPTASLFFCFVLIAFILNRNWPIFEALAIITLFKYGVWAVIMNLLTLMVSGDLPWQGYMLMASHGAMAVQGILYSSFYRVKLWHIVAGAVWTVHNDIIDYVYMQFPVYSRLYMYIQDIGYFTFWLSITSIAIAYYFTQKTNRLSLDYKFD; via the coding sequence ATGCTCTGGATCATGACGATCTTAAGAAATAAAACCTTTTTATGGTTGCTGCTTATAGTAAATGTTTTCGGTACCATCTATGGATACATTTGGTATATGCCACAGCTTCGTGATACTCCTCCCCAGTTTTTACTGTTTGTCCCGGATAGTCCGACAGCCAGTCTGTTTTTTTGTTTCGTATTGATCGCATTTATACTGAATCGGAATTGGCCGATTTTCGAAGCGCTTGCCATCATCACCCTGTTTAAATACGGTGTGTGGGCAGTGATCATGAATCTGTTGACCCTCATGGTATCCGGTGATTTGCCTTGGCAAGGATATATGCTGATGGCTTCACATGGTGCAATGGCCGTGCAGGGTATCCTATATTCATCGTTTTACAGGGTGAAATTATGGCATATTGTCGCAGGGGCCGTCTGGACCGTCCATAATGATATCATTGATTATGTTTATATGCAGTTTCCTGTATATTCAAGACTCTATATGTATATTCAGGATATCGGATATTTCACTTTCTGGCTCAGCATCACCTCCATCGCCATTGCGTATTATTTCAC
- the qcrB gene encoding menaquinol-cytochrome c reductase cytochrome b subunit has translation MLNKIYDWVDERLDITPLWRDIADHEVPEHVNPAHHFSAFVYCFGGLTFFVTVIQILSGMFLTMYYVPDIKNAWESVYYLQNEVAFGQIVRGMHHWGASLVIVMMFLHTLRVFFQGAYKKPRELNWVVGVLIFFVMLGLGFTGYLLPWDMKALFATKVGLEIAGATPFIGDQVKMLLAGDAHIVGAQTLTRFFAIHVFFLPAALLGLMGAHFLMIRKQGISGPL, from the coding sequence GTGCTGAACAAGATCTATGATTGGGTTGACGAGCGTTTAGACATTACGCCTTTGTGGCGCGATATCGCGGATCACGAAGTTCCTGAACATGTAAACCCGGCGCATCACTTTTCTGCGTTTGTTTACTGCTTCGGAGGATTGACATTCTTCGTAACCGTCATCCAGATTTTATCCGGAATGTTCTTAACGATGTACTATGTTCCAGATATTAAAAACGCTTGGGAATCTGTGTATTATCTTCAAAATGAAGTTGCATTTGGACAAATTGTCCGCGGAATGCATCACTGGGGAGCCAGTTTGGTTATCGTAATGATGTTCTTACATACACTACGCGTCTTCTTCCAAGGTGCATACAAAAAACCTCGTGAATTGAACTGGGTTGTTGGGGTTCTTATTTTCTTCGTTATGTTAGGGCTTGGTTTCACCGGATATTTACTGCCGTGGGATATGAAAGCGCTATTCGCGACGAAAGTAGGTCTTGAAATCGCAGGGGCCACTCCATTTATCGGAGACCAGGTGAAAATGTTATTAGCGGGAGATGCTCACATCGTCGGGGCGCAGACTCTGACTCGATTCTTCGCTATTCACGTATTCTTCCTGCCTGCTGCTCTACTTGGATTGATGGGAGCTCACTTCCTGATGATCCGTAAGCAAGGTATTTCCGGACCACTATAA
- a CDS encoding ubiquinol-cytochrome c reductase iron-sulfur subunit, translating into MSKHRVSRRQFLNYTLTGVGGFMAAGMLMPMVRFAVDPVLKTEAAGDFRATKQKVSELSNEPVRVDFSYEQKDAWYTSEVTQTAWVYKNKEDKIIALSPVCKHLGCTVNWNGNPDHKEMFYCPCHGGMYHKNGENVPGTPPTAPLDSYPTKVKDGILYLGKPEPNKFVK; encoded by the coding sequence ATGAGCAAACATCGTGTATCTAGACGTCAATTCCTTAACTATACACTTACGGGTGTAGGCGGTTTCATGGCGGCGGGAATGTTAATGCCGATGGTTCGCTTTGCAGTGGATCCAGTGTTGAAAACGGAAGCTGCGGGAGATTTTAGAGCGACTAAGCAAAAGGTTTCAGAATTATCGAATGAACCAGTACGTGTCGATTTCTCATATGAGCAAAAAGATGCGTGGTACACATCAGAAGTTACACAAACCGCTTGGGTATATAAGAACAAAGAAGACAAAATTATTGCTCTTTCACCGGTTTGTAAGCACCTCGGTTGTACAGTTAACTGGAATGGGAATCCGGATCATAAAGAAATGTTCTATTGCCCATGTCATGGTGGAATGTATCACAAGAACGGTGAGAATGTACCAGGTACACCACCGACAGCACCGTTGGATTCATATCCGACAAAAGTAAAAGATGGAATTCTTTATCTTGGAAAACCAGAACCAAATAAATTTGTTAAGTAA
- a CDS encoding menaquinol-cytochrome c reductase cytochrome b/c subunit, with protein sequence MHRGKGMKFVGDSRVPADRKPNIPKDYSEFPGKTEAFWPNFLLKEWLVGAVFLIGYLCLTVAHPSPLERIADPTDTGYIPLPDWYFLFLYQLLKYTYASGPYNVIGAFVIPGIAFGALLLAPFIDKGPERRPTKRPFAVGFMLLALAATYFLTWESVATHDWEAAKEQGKIRAEVDIDKESEGYKIFSDQKNGCINCHGENLQGGAGPSLIGTGLAPEEIAKIAKNGKPPGMPAGLFKGTDEELKKLSEFISGLEE encoded by the coding sequence ATGCATCGAGGAAAAGGGATGAAGTTTGTAGGGGACTCCCGGGTTCCTGCAGACAGAAAGCCGAATATACCGAAAGACTATTCGGAGTTCCCTGGTAAAACAGAAGCTTTCTGGCCGAACTTCTTATTGAAGGAGTGGCTGGTAGGAGCTGTTTTCCTTATCGGTTATCTTTGTCTAACGGTTGCTCATCCATCACCGTTAGAACGTATAGCCGATCCGACAGATACTGGATATATTCCATTACCTGACTGGTATTTCTTATTCTTATACCAATTACTTAAGTACACATATGCATCCGGACCTTATAATGTTATCGGTGCGTTCGTTATTCCTGGAATCGCGTTTGGGGCACTTTTACTTGCACCATTCATTGATAAAGGACCTGAACGCCGTCCGACAAAACGTCCTTTTGCAGTAGGGTTCATGTTATTGGCGCTTGCAGCTACGTACTTTTTGACTTGGGAATCCGTTGCGACTCATGACTGGGAAGCGGCTAAGGAACAAGGGAAAATTCGTGCTGAAGTAGATATCGATAAAGAATCTGAAGGATATAAGATTTTTTCTGATCAGAAGAATGGTTGTATCAACTGTCATGGTGAGAATTTGCAAGGTGGGGCTGGTCCTTCCTTAATCGGAACGGGTCTTGCACCTGAAGAAATTGCGAAAATTGCTAAAAATGGTAAACCGCCGGGCATGCCTGCTGGTTTATTTAAAGGGACAGATGAAGAGTTGAAGAAACTCTCTGAATTCATCTCTGGTTTAGAAGAATAA